One Lottiidibacillus patelloidae DNA window includes the following coding sequences:
- the der gene encoding ribosome biogenesis GTPase Der, which translates to MPKPVVAIVGRPNVGKSTIFNRIVGERISIVEDIPGVTRDRIYSSGEWLNIDFNIIDTGGIEIGDEPLLVQMREQADLAIAEADVIIFMVNGREGITSADEEVAKILFRSKKPVVLAVNKIDNFEMQQDIYEFYSLGFGDPYPISGSHGLGLGDMLDEVVKSFNEPEEQEEDDDTIRFSLIGRPNVGKSSLTNSILGVENRVIVSDIPGTTRDAVDTPFTSDGKDYVVIDTAGMRKRGKVYESTEKYSVLRALRAIERSDVVLVVINGEEGIIEQDKKIAGYAHEAGRAVIIIVNKWDAIEKDEKTMKEFEKNLRSHFQFLDYAPILYVSAKTTQRVKTIVPMIDTVAENHAMRVPTNLLNDVIMDAVAMNPTPTSNTKRLKINYMSQVAVKPPTFVVFVNDPELLHFSYKRYLENSIRKAFGFVGTPIRIIARKKSN; encoded by the coding sequence TTGCCTAAACCAGTCGTAGCAATCGTTGGAAGACCTAATGTTGGTAAATCAACGATTTTTAATCGTATAGTAGGAGAAAGAATATCAATTGTAGAGGATATCCCTGGTGTCACTAGAGACCGTATATATAGTTCAGGTGAATGGTTAAACATTGATTTTAACATTATTGATACTGGTGGTATTGAAATTGGAGACGAACCATTGTTGGTTCAAATGCGTGAACAAGCAGATTTAGCTATTGCTGAAGCGGATGTAATTATCTTTATGGTAAATGGCCGCGAAGGAATTACTAGTGCAGATGAAGAGGTTGCGAAAATACTTTTCCGATCTAAAAAACCTGTCGTTCTTGCAGTAAACAAAATAGATAACTTTGAAATGCAACAAGATATTTATGAGTTCTATTCATTAGGTTTTGGAGATCCATATCCTATATCAGGTTCACATGGATTAGGATTAGGTGACATGCTTGATGAAGTAGTAAAATCTTTTAATGAGCCAGAGGAACAAGAGGAAGATGATGATACAATTCGCTTCTCTTTAATTGGTCGACCTAATGTAGGGAAGTCCTCACTAACAAACAGTATTTTAGGTGTGGAAAATCGAGTCATAGTAAGTGATATTCCGGGAACTACTAGAGATGCTGTAGATACGCCTTTCACTTCAGACGGGAAAGATTATGTAGTCATTGACACTGCTGGAATGAGAAAAAGAGGAAAAGTGTATGAGAGTACCGAAAAGTATAGTGTATTACGTGCATTAAGAGCTATTGAGCGTTCAGATGTCGTTTTAGTCGTAATCAATGGTGAAGAAGGAATTATTGAACAGGATAAGAAAATAGCAGGCTATGCACATGAAGCTGGTAGAGCAGTCATAATTATTGTAAACAAGTGGGATGCAATAGAGAAAGATGAAAAAACGATGAAGGAATTTGAAAAAAATCTTCGAAGTCATTTCCAATTCCTTGATTACGCACCTATTCTATACGTATCTGCTAAAACAACGCAACGCGTGAAGACAATTGTACCGATGATTGATACAGTAGCTGAAAACCATGCAATGCGCGTGCCAACAAACTTGTTAAATGATGTTATCATGGATGCAGTTGCAATGAATCCAACTCCGACAAGTAATACAAAGCGCTTAAAGATTAATTACATGTCACAAGTTGCTGTAAAACCACCGACATTTGTTGTCTTTGTTAATGATCCTGAGTTACTACATTTCTCGTATAAGCGATATTTAGAAAACTCAATTCGTAAAGCATTCGGGTTTGTAGGAACGCCAATAAGAATTATTGCTAGAAAAAAATCTAATTAA
- a CDS encoding NAD(P)H-dependent glycerol-3-phosphate dehydrogenase, with product MEKIAVIGAGSWGTALAIVLADNGHHVNLYGRRNDQIQEINDKHTNEKYLPGITLPHNIFGLSSLRHAVEDVSTIVLVTPTKAMRQVLSDLKQLLTKKVTIVHASKGIEPETHKRISEMIEEEIPSEYLNAVVVLSGPSHAEEVSRRMPTTVTVSSNNANAQELIQDLFINSNFRVYTNADVIGVELGGALKNIIALGAGLADGLGHGDNAKAALITRGLAEIARLGTKMGANPLTFAGLTGIGDLIVTCTSVHSRNWRAGNMLGKGKKLNDVLEDMGMAVEGVRTTKAAYQLAKNVGVEMPITEQIYEVLFNDKDPKTALDELMARGKTKELEDFSEKLFL from the coding sequence ATGGAAAAAATCGCAGTTATAGGTGCTGGAAGTTGGGGAACAGCGTTAGCAATTGTGCTTGCAGATAATGGTCATCATGTTAATCTCTACGGAAGGCGTAATGATCAAATACAAGAAATTAATGATAAACATACGAACGAAAAGTATTTACCAGGCATAACTTTGCCTCATAATATTTTCGGTTTATCTTCTCTTCGTCACGCTGTCGAAGATGTTAGCACGATTGTTTTGGTAACGCCAACGAAAGCTATGCGCCAAGTTTTATCTGACTTAAAACAATTACTAACTAAGAAAGTCACCATTGTTCATGCTAGTAAGGGAATTGAACCGGAGACTCATAAAAGAATTTCAGAAATGATTGAGGAAGAAATACCAAGTGAATATTTAAATGCTGTGGTTGTTTTATCGGGCCCTAGTCATGCAGAGGAAGTTAGTCGCCGGATGCCAACAACTGTTACAGTTTCTTCGAATAATGCTAATGCGCAAGAACTTATACAGGACTTATTTATTAATTCTAATTTTCGTGTATATACAAATGCAGATGTCATCGGTGTAGAGCTTGGTGGAGCATTAAAGAATATTATTGCATTAGGTGCTGGTTTAGCTGATGGCCTTGGACATGGTGATAATGCTAAAGCGGCATTAATAACTCGTGGATTAGCTGAAATAGCGAGGTTAGGAACGAAAATGGGTGCTAATCCGTTAACTTTTGCTGGATTAACTGGAATTGGTGATCTAATTGTTACTTGTACTAGTGTACATAGTCGTAATTGGCGAGCTGGAAATATGCTTGGAAAAGGTAAAAAATTAAATGATGTATTAGAAGACATGGGTATGGCAGTTGAAGGAGTTAGAACTACTAAGGCTGCATATCAACTTGCTAAGAATGTCGGAGTAGAAATGCCGATTACTGAGCAAATTTATGAAGTTTTATTTAATGATAAAGATCCTAAAACAGCATTAGATGAGTTAATGGCAAGAGGAAAAACCAAAGAGTTAGAGGATTTTTCTGAGAAATTGTTTTTATAA
- a CDS encoding DUF2768 domain-containing protein produces the protein MSLGLIKMWFSLGAIGLMFIAVISILISRTKLKGFWRWMLSTIAYVCMIVAGFIMFFVVFSGPVPE, from the coding sequence ATGTCACTAGGACTAATAAAAATGTGGTTTTCATTGGGTGCAATAGGACTAATGTTTATCGCAGTGATTTCCATCTTAATTAGTAGAACAAAATTAAAAGGCTTTTGGAGGTGGATGTTGTCTACAATTGCTTATGTATGTATGATTGTGGCAGGTTTCATCATGTTCTTTGTCGTATTTTCCGGGCCGGTTCCAGAGTAA
- the spoIVA gene encoding stage IV sporulation protein A, whose amino-acid sequence MEKVDLFKDIAERTGGDIYLGVVGAVRTGKSTFIKKFMETVVLPNIQNESDRVRAQDELPQSAAGRTIMTTEPKFVPNQAIALQVDEGLDVNIRLVDSVGYAVPSAKGYEDENGPRMINTPWYEDPIPFHEAAEIGTRKVIQDHSTLGVVITSDGSFGEIPRYDYLESEERVINELKEVGKPFIMVVNTSRPYHPETEQLRQELHEKHDIPVLAMSVESMTEHDVYNVLREALYEFPVLEVNVNLPSWVMVLKEDHWLRGNYQQSVNETVKDIKRLRDVDRVVGNFSEYDFIADAKLAGIEMGSGVAEIDLYAPDNLYDQILKEIVGVEIRGKDHLLQLMQEFSHAKKEFDQVSDALRMVKQTGYGIAAPALEEMSLDEPELIRQGSRFGVRIKAVAPSIHMVKVDVESEFAPIIGTEKQSEELIRYLMQDFEDNPLSIWNSDIFGRSLSSLVRESIQAKLSLMPENARYKLKETLERIINEGSGGLIAIIL is encoded by the coding sequence GTGGAAAAGGTAGATTTATTTAAAGACATTGCAGAACGCACAGGTGGGGATATTTATTTAGGTGTTGTCGGAGCTGTACGAACAGGGAAATCAACTTTTATTAAAAAGTTTATGGAAACTGTTGTACTACCTAACATCCAAAATGAGTCAGACCGTGTGCGAGCGCAAGACGAGTTACCTCAAAGTGCAGCTGGTAGAACAATTATGACGACAGAGCCAAAGTTTGTTCCAAACCAAGCGATTGCACTTCAAGTAGATGAGGGGCTTGATGTAAACATTCGTTTAGTAGATTCCGTTGGTTACGCCGTACCAAGTGCTAAAGGATATGAAGATGAGAATGGACCACGAATGATTAATACACCGTGGTATGAAGATCCAATTCCATTTCATGAAGCTGCAGAAATTGGTACACGTAAAGTAATTCAAGACCATTCAACATTAGGCGTAGTAATTACTAGTGACGGTTCATTTGGAGAAATTCCTCGTTATGATTATCTAGAATCTGAAGAACGAGTAATTAATGAACTAAAAGAGGTAGGAAAACCATTTATTATGGTCGTTAATACTTCTCGTCCTTATCACCCTGAAACCGAACAACTACGTCAAGAGCTACACGAAAAACATGATATCCCTGTTTTAGCAATGAGTGTTGAAAGTATGACGGAACACGATGTATACAATGTATTACGTGAAGCATTGTATGAATTCCCAGTACTAGAGGTGAACGTAAACTTACCAAGTTGGGTAATGGTGCTGAAAGAGGACCATTGGTTACGTGGAAACTACCAACAATCTGTTAATGAAACAGTAAAAGATATTAAGCGTCTTCGTGATGTTGATAGAGTTGTCGGTAACTTTAGTGAATATGATTTTATTGCTGATGCAAAATTAGCAGGAATCGAAATGGGGTCAGGTGTGGCAGAGATTGACTTATACGCACCAGATAATTTATATGATCAAATTTTAAAAGAAATTGTTGGAGTTGAAATTCGCGGTAAGGATCACTTGCTACAACTTATGCAAGAATTCTCTCACGCGAAGAAAGAGTTTGATCAAGTCTCTGATGCTTTGAGAATGGTAAAACAAACTGGGTATGGAATAGCTGCACCAGCGCTTGAAGAGATGAGCTTAGATGAGCCAGAATTAATTCGCCAAGGATCTCGTTTTGGTGTCCGTATCAAAGCGGTAGCACCGTCCATTCATATGGTCAAAGTGGATGTTGAGTCTGAGTTTGCACCTATCATTGGTACGGAAAAACAAAGTGAAGAATTAATTCGCTACTTAATGCAAGACTTTGAAGATAATCCTTTATCTATTTGGAATTCTGATATCTTTGGGCGCTCTTTAAGTTCGTTAGTTCGTGAGAGTATTCAAGCTAAATTATCATTAATGCCTGAAAATGCTCGTTATAAGCTTAAAGAGACTTTAGAGCGAATCATTAATGAAGGTTCGGGTGGACTTATCGCGATCATCCTATAA
- a CDS encoding HU family DNA-binding protein produces MNKTELINAVAESTDLSKKDATKAVDAVFESITSALTSGDKVQLIGFGNFEVRERAARKGRNPQTGEEIEIAASKVPAFKPGKALKDAVK; encoded by the coding sequence ATGAACAAAACTGAACTTATCAATGCTGTAGCTGAATCAACTGACCTTTCTAAAAAAGACGCAACTAAAGCTGTTGACGCTGTTTTCGAATCAATTACAAGTGCATTAACTAGTGGTGATAAAGTACAATTAATCGGCTTTGGAAACTTCGAAGTACGTGAGCGTGCTGCACGTAAAGGTCGTAACCCACAAACTGGGGAAGAGATCGAAATCGCTGCAAGTAAAGTACCTGCTTTCAAACCTGGTAAAGCCCTTAAAGATGCTGTTAAATAA
- the folE gene encoding GTP cyclohydrolase I FolE — MSAVNKEQIEQAVRLILEAIGEDPNREGLLDTPKRVAKMYTEVFQGLNEDPKEHFATIFSEDHEELVLVKDIPFYSMCEHHLVPFFGKAHVAYIPKNGKVTGLSKLARAVEAVAKRPQLQERITSTIANSIVETLEPHGVMVVVEAEHMCMTMRGVKKPGSKTITSAVRGILMDDAPARAEVLSLIKQ; from the coding sequence ATGTCAGCAGTAAATAAAGAGCAAATTGAACAAGCTGTAAGATTAATTTTAGAAGCAATCGGTGAGGATCCTAACCGTGAAGGGTTATTAGATACACCAAAACGTGTTGCGAAAATGTATACGGAAGTTTTTCAAGGACTTAATGAGGACCCAAAAGAACATTTTGCTACTATTTTTAGTGAAGACCATGAGGAATTAGTGCTTGTGAAAGATATACCATTTTATTCAATGTGTGAACATCATTTAGTACCGTTTTTTGGAAAAGCACATGTGGCTTACATCCCTAAAAATGGAAAGGTTACTGGGTTAAGTAAATTAGCTCGAGCTGTAGAAGCTGTAGCCAAGCGTCCACAATTGCAAGAAAGAATCACATCCACTATTGCTAATTCTATTGTTGAAACGCTTGAGCCACATGGTGTAATGGTAGTTGTAGAGGCTGAGCATATGTGTATGACTATGCGTGGGGTTAAAAAACCAGGTTCAAAGACTATCACATCAGCCGTTCGTGGTATCTTAATGGATGATGCTCCTGCGCGCGCAGAAGTTTTATCTTTAATTAAACAATAA
- a CDS encoding heptaprenyl diphosphate synthase component 1 yields MSFKLQSIKEEVTQLNEQVYKKCSVAYLNKYVACPIIDEDKSMFLYGLLKQSKYPHLQSAYIAVMLVDLALSLHEAVPINNEHEGDVKHRQLTVLGGDYYSSLYYNELAKIDDLNLIKNVARAIQEINEQKMNVYLQRSDVLEDYLKGIEKINAYLFASIANELKCPEWSQFVASFFLLKVLIMQRNNIIDVKVGHKKMIDQNKENIDVKIKDLTKKVMILLQSNLTLHQLFSDSFKELQKYENRLVNATGEGL; encoded by the coding sequence ATGTCTTTTAAGCTTCAAAGCATAAAGGAAGAAGTAACACAATTAAATGAGCAAGTGTATAAAAAATGCTCTGTGGCTTATTTAAACAAATATGTAGCATGCCCGATTATTGATGAAGACAAATCTATGTTCTTATATGGTTTGTTAAAGCAAAGTAAGTACCCACATCTTCAAAGTGCTTATATTGCCGTAATGTTAGTGGATTTGGCTTTATCATTACACGAAGCAGTGCCAATTAATAATGAGCATGAAGGAGATGTAAAACATCGTCAGCTCACAGTTCTAGGTGGAGATTATTATAGTAGTCTTTATTATAATGAACTCGCCAAAATAGATGACTTAAATTTAATTAAAAATGTAGCTAGAGCAATTCAAGAAATTAATGAACAAAAGATGAACGTTTATTTGCAAAGGTCTGATGTACTAGAAGATTATTTAAAAGGGATTGAAAAAATCAATGCTTATTTGTTTGCGTCAATTGCAAATGAGTTAAAATGTCCGGAATGGTCACAGTTTGTAGCTTCGTTCTTTTTGTTAAAAGTGCTTATAATGCAACGAAATAATATTATTGATGTTAAAGTTGGACATAAGAAAATGATAGATCAAAATAAGGAAAATATCGATGTGAAAATTAAGGATCTAACAAAGAAAGTAATGATATTACTTCAAAGTAATTTAACTTTGCATCAATTATTTTCTGATTCATTTAAAGAACTTCAAAAATATGAAAATAGATTAGTTAATGCGACGGGAGAAGGCTTGTAA
- a CDS encoding demethylmenaquinone methyltransferase — protein METKEKKVHRVFEAISKDYDFMNSVISFQRHKAWRKDTMKRMKVQVGTKALDVCCGTADWTLALAEAVGPTGSVVGLDFSENMLAIGKEKVKDSQMNNITLIHGNAMELPFEDGTFDYVTIGFGLRNVPDYLHVLKEMYRVLKPGGMVVCLETSQPTMPVFKQGFTFYFRYVMPILGKLLAKSYNEYSWLQESANDFPGREQLKGLFIQAGFKNIKIKSYSGGVAAMHLGRK, from the coding sequence ATGGAAACAAAAGAAAAGAAAGTACATCGTGTGTTCGAAGCAATATCAAAAGATTATGATTTTATGAATTCTGTCATTAGTTTTCAACGCCATAAAGCTTGGCGAAAAGATACAATGAAGCGGATGAAAGTTCAAGTCGGTACCAAAGCTTTAGACGTTTGTTGCGGGACAGCAGATTGGACATTAGCTCTTGCAGAAGCAGTAGGACCAACTGGCAGTGTTGTTGGCTTAGATTTTAGTGAAAACATGCTGGCTATAGGAAAAGAAAAAGTAAAAGATAGTCAGATGAACAATATTACTTTAATTCATGGAAACGCCATGGAACTTCCGTTTGAAGATGGGACATTTGATTACGTAACAATTGGTTTTGGTTTACGAAACGTTCCTGATTATCTTCATGTTCTAAAAGAAATGTATCGGGTGCTAAAGCCAGGAGGAATGGTTGTTTGCTTAGAAACTTCTCAACCAACAATGCCTGTTTTTAAACAAGGTTTTACCTTTTATTTCCGATATGTAATGCCTATTTTAGGAAAACTTCTAGCGAAAAGTTATAATGAATACTCTTGGTTACAGGAATCAGCAAATGACTTTCCTGGTAGAGAACAATTAAAAGGGCTTTTCATTCAGGCTGGATTTAAAAATATTAAAATTAAATCATATTCTGGCGGCGTTGCAGCGATGCATTTAGGGCGGAAATAA
- a CDS encoding UbiA-like polyprenyltransferase — MNVNKIKIFLEMIKFEHTIFALPFAFLGAILGNVLIEGTFPTLMEWVWITLAMVGARTAAMSLNRLIDANIDRANPRTETRAIPAGLLSKVEVLVFTALSFLLLFYSAYQLNELAMYLLPIAVFFLVIYSYTKRFTWLCHVVLGITIGLAPLGGWVGATGTLTIDAFLLFLGVVFWIAGFDIIYATQDADYDREVKLFSIPSRFGIAKSLMIARAFHIVAFLFFASLIFTTSLGYIYAFGVLVSGLIMTYEHSLVSAKDLSKLNVAFFTMNGILSIVMFIFTLGDILL; from the coding sequence ATTAATGTTAATAAAATTAAGATATTTTTAGAGATGATAAAATTTGAACATACAATATTTGCACTACCATTTGCCTTTCTAGGAGCAATACTAGGGAATGTACTTATCGAAGGAACGTTTCCAACCCTTATGGAGTGGGTATGGATAACGTTAGCGATGGTAGGTGCGCGAACTGCAGCGATGTCATTAAACCGCCTTATAGATGCAAATATCGATAGAGCAAACCCAAGAACTGAAACGAGAGCAATACCTGCTGGACTTCTATCAAAGGTTGAAGTACTAGTATTTACGGCTTTATCCTTCCTTTTATTATTTTATTCTGCCTACCAATTAAATGAGCTGGCGATGTATTTGTTACCAATTGCAGTCTTTTTCTTAGTGATTTATTCTTACACGAAACGCTTTACATGGCTTTGTCATGTTGTTTTAGGTATTACAATAGGACTTGCTCCATTAGGTGGTTGGGTAGGTGCGACAGGTACGTTAACTATTGATGCATTTCTTTTATTTTTAGGCGTAGTGTTTTGGATTGCGGGATTTGACATCATTTATGCTACCCAAGATGCTGACTATGACAGAGAAGTTAAACTTTTTTCTATACCAAGTCGTTTCGGTATTGCAAAAAGCTTAATGATTGCCAGAGCTTTTCATATTGTTGCATTTTTGTTTTTTGCAAGTTTAATATTCACAACTAGTCTCGGCTATATATACGCTTTTGGAGTGTTAGTTTCTGGCTTAATTATGACATATGAACATTCTTTAGTCTCGGCAAAGGATTTATCAAAACTGAATGTAGCTTTCTTCACAATGAACGGTATCTTAAGTATCGTCATGTTTATTTTCACATTAGGAGATATATTATTATGA
- a CDS encoding UbiX family flavin prenyltransferase — MKKIFAVGITGASGGIYGVTLVQQLLLAGHKVHLIVTEAGWQVFKEELDWDTTDRDKLMKKHFPIENNAELHYHTLRDFNAPIASGSYQCDGMIIIPCSMGTLSGIAQGASGNLLERAADVMLKERKKLILVPRETPLHAIHLENMQKVVQAGGQVLPAMPGFYHKPKSLEDIVNFLVGKALDNLGVEHHLFTRWGD, encoded by the coding sequence ATGAAAAAAATATTCGCAGTCGGAATTACTGGAGCAAGTGGTGGCATTTATGGTGTAACATTAGTTCAGCAGTTATTACTTGCAGGCCATAAAGTACATTTAATTGTAACTGAAGCAGGTTGGCAAGTTTTCAAGGAAGAACTAGATTGGGATACAACTGATCGTGATAAGTTAATGAAAAAACATTTTCCAATTGAAAATAATGCTGAACTGCATTATCATACATTACGTGATTTTAATGCTCCAATAGCTAGTGGCTCATACCAATGTGATGGAATGATCATTATTCCATGTTCAATGGGAACGTTATCTGGAATAGCACAAGGAGCATCTGGTAACTTGTTAGAAAGAGCTGCAGATGTTATGTTAAAAGAGCGCAAGAAGTTAATTTTAGTTCCAAGAGAAACGCCGTTACATGCGATTCACCTTGAAAATATGCAAAAAGTAGTTCAAGCTGGTGGACAAGTATTACCAGCCATGCCTGGATTCTATCATAAACCGAAATCGTTAGAAGATATTGTGAACTTTTTAGTAGGCAAAGCATTAGACAACTTAGGAGTAGAACATCATTTATTTACCCGCTGGGGGGATTGA
- a CDS encoding menaquinone biosynthetic enzyme MqnA/MqnD family protein: protein MPLNVGEITYTNILPLYYYVNRSKLAKNDISFVPQVPAHLNLAMKTGVIDVGAISSFAYGQNYKEYELFPDLSVSSFGKVGSIFLFSKLPIEKLNGASIALTSSSATSVHLLKIILKEFYSINANYETVKPELQQMLKSNEACLLIGDDAIEALWNKDDENLYMYDLGEIWTKFTNLPMTFAVVAVRKAILAKERSAVSILFDEMKESKELSLRNGFLPMIKDIKTKHRGNYRFWENYFAGLDYHFQENQFRGLQHYYELCFKHGFIEQVPKLSFVNDYAHTHSM, encoded by the coding sequence ATGCCATTAAATGTAGGAGAAATAACCTATACTAATATATTACCGTTATATTATTATGTTAATCGAAGTAAACTTGCAAAAAATGATATTTCATTCGTACCGCAAGTGCCTGCCCATCTTAATCTTGCAATGAAAACAGGTGTAATAGATGTAGGTGCCATTTCATCTTTTGCATATGGACAAAATTATAAAGAATACGAACTATTTCCAGACCTTTCCGTTTCATCTTTTGGGAAAGTAGGATCTATCTTTTTATTCTCGAAACTTCCCATAGAAAAATTGAATGGTGCTTCAATAGCATTAACATCAAGTTCAGCTACTTCTGTGCATTTATTAAAGATTATTTTAAAAGAATTTTATTCTATAAATGCTAACTATGAAACAGTAAAACCTGAACTTCAGCAAATGCTAAAATCAAATGAAGCATGTCTTCTTATTGGTGATGATGCTATTGAGGCATTATGGAATAAAGATGATGAAAACTTATATATGTATGACTTGGGAGAAATTTGGACTAAGTTTACTAATCTGCCAATGACATTTGCTGTAGTTGCTGTTCGAAAAGCAATTTTAGCAAAAGAAAGATCGGCTGTTTCTATACTTTTTGATGAAATGAAAGAAAGTAAGGAATTGTCATTAAGAAATGGATTTTTACCGATGATTAAAGATATTAAAACAAAACATCGAGGTAATTATCGTTTTTGGGAAAATTACTTTGCTGGATTAGATTATCATTTTCAAGAGAACCAGTTTCGTGGCTTACAACACTATTATGAGTTATGTTTTAAGCATGGGTTTATTGAACAAGTTCCGAAGCTTTCGTTTGTAAATGATTATGCACATACTCATTCTATGTAA
- the hepT gene encoding heptaprenyl diphosphate synthase component II codes for MDLKQIYFHLRSDIQKIENSLEQSVYSSNPILTEASVHLLKAGGKRIRPVFVLLAGKYGTYSMNRLLSVAVPLELIHMASLVHDDVIDDADLRRGSKTIKAKYDNKVAMYCGDYIFARALEQIIKIEDKEAHEVLSKGIVQMCLGEIEQIRDHNDVNVSLKTYLRRIKRKTSLLIAISCKLGAIATGAPRKVYQGLYRYGYYVGMAFQISDDILDFTGTEEQLGKPAGGDLRQGNITLPAIYALENNEHFRDLMNDIKLGNRSTDAYNEAIDLVKSSGGIDYARQMSETYLQKAYNELDKLPNIAATKSLRQIATYIGTRKY; via the coding sequence ATGGATTTAAAACAAATATACTTTCATTTACGTTCGGATATTCAAAAGATTGAAAACTCGCTTGAACAATCTGTCTACTCTTCTAATCCAATCTTAACTGAGGCATCAGTCCACCTGTTGAAGGCTGGGGGGAAACGTATCCGCCCAGTCTTTGTATTGCTAGCTGGAAAGTACGGCACTTATTCTATGAATAGGTTGTTGTCTGTCGCTGTGCCGCTAGAATTAATTCATATGGCGTCACTAGTCCATGATGATGTAATTGATGATGCTGATTTAAGGCGTGGAAGTAAAACAATTAAAGCGAAATATGACAACAAAGTTGCAATGTATTGTGGAGACTATATTTTTGCAAGAGCTCTTGAGCAAATTATTAAGATTGAAGATAAGGAAGCTCATGAGGTTCTTTCAAAAGGAATTGTTCAAATGTGTTTAGGTGAAATTGAACAAATCCGTGATCATAATGATGTAAATGTAAGTTTAAAAACATATCTACGAAGAATTAAGCGTAAAACATCATTACTAATAGCGATAAGCTGCAAATTAGGAGCAATTGCAACTGGAGCTCCAAGAAAGGTTTATCAAGGACTTTACCGTTACGGATATTACGTGGGCATGGCTTTTCAAATCTCTGATGATATCTTAGACTTTACTGGAACGGAAGAACAATTGGGAAAACCTGCTGGTGGCGACTTGAGGCAAGGGAATATTACATTGCCAGCAATCTATGCTCTTGAAAATAATGAACATTTCAGAGACTTAATGAACGATATTAAATTAGGAAATAGATCGACTGATGCATATAACGAAGCTATCGATCTTGTGAAGAGTTCCGGTGGGATTGACTATGCGAGGCAAATGAGTGAAACTTATTTGCAAAAAGCATATAACGAATTAGACAAGTTGCCAAATATAGCTGCAACAAAATCATTACGTCAAATAGCAACTTATATCGGGACGCGGAAGTATTAA
- the ndk gene encoding nucleoside-diphosphate kinase, protein MERTFLMVKPDGVQRNLIGEIVSRFEKKGFKLVGAKLMTIPTELAEEHYGEHKERPFFGELVDFITSGPVFAMAWEGENVISTARTMMGATNPKDAAPGTIRGDFGVTVGKNIIHGSDAPESAVRELGLFFSEEFNSYDKQIDGWIY, encoded by the coding sequence ATGGAAAGAACTTTTTTAATGGTAAAACCAGATGGTGTACAACGTAACCTTATCGGTGAAATTGTATCTCGTTTTGAAAAAAAAGGTTTCAAATTAGTTGGAGCTAAATTAATGACAATTCCAACTGAATTAGCAGAAGAGCATTACGGTGAGCATAAAGAGCGTCCATTCTTTGGCGAACTAGTTGACTTCATCACTTCAGGTCCTGTTTTTGCAATGGCTTGGGAAGGTGAAAATGTTATCTCTACTGCACGTACTATGATGGGTGCTACAAACCCTAAAGACGCTGCACCAGGAACTATCCGTGGTGATTTCGGTGTAACTGTTGGGAAAAACATCATTCATGGTTCAGATGCTCCTGAAAGCGCTGTACGTGAGCTTGGTTTATTCTTCTCTGAAGAATTTAATTCTTATGACAAGCAAATCGACGGTTGGATTTACTAA